The uncultured Mailhella sp. genome segment CGCCCGGGCCGGTGTTGCCGAGCACGAAGTGACGGGCCATGTCGGCATTGATGCGGGAAAGGCCGTCGGCCATGTCGGCGGCGCTGTGGAGCACATCGCGCACGAGTCTCGCGCTGAGCGGACGCCCCTCTTCGCGCACGCTGCGCAGGCGGGGAGCCAGCGCGTCGGCCACGGTGTTGCCGTACTTCTGCCGCACCACGCTGAAGAGCGCGTCGCCGGCCTGTCTGTTGGTGGACTTGAGTGTGAAGAACGTGCCGACCTTGCCCTGCGCGGCAAAACCTCCGTTCTTCACAACAAGACTGGAATTATCGCTCAGCGAATCGGCCATGCTGCTGAACGCCGTGAAATTAAACGAAATGGATCTCGGCATGGTGCTGCTCCGTAGATTTTGGCAAAGGATGTCACGAAAGCGCCCGGCAGGCAAGAATGACGCAGGAAGCGGGCGGATTCCCCCTGCGTCTTTCATCATGCAAGAAGCATGCCATGCGCTTTCCCCCGCCCTGCCGTTCCAAAAGTCGGACGCAGACGGACAAATGCCCTGTGCCGGAAAAGTTTTGGACAGCGACGGCACGAACGACGCCCCGCAGAGTGCCAACTTTTATGGCGCTCTATCGAGTTTTATGCCAAAAATCGACCAATTCTTTTTCCAAAGAGAACAATGTTGACTTATCCGAAGCGACACGCGCAGAACGAAACACGCGCGCAGGCGGACGCTGCTGAAAAAACACGCAGTCCCCGCAGAACAGGCAACGAACGCGCTGGATTGACTGCCGAACTGCCGCTGCCCGTCCTGCACAGATTCCAGAGCCGCCGACGCGCAGGCGGGCGCTCGACGGATGAGAACGTTGCAACAGCAGGTTGGGAGCGCGCCCCCGCGAGAGTCGGACACTTTTCATCCGTCAAGCCCGAAAATCGCAACAGACGACCGCGCACAGGACTGACGCCCCGGCTTTGCCGAAGCGCCCGGCGCATCGGCGCTTTGGCGCTTTGGCCCTGTCTGCGGCGGGAGCAGTCGCGACGGCGGGGCCGTGCTGGCGCTCCGGGCCTTTTTGTGCCATGCTGCGCCTGCACAGGAGCGCGACGCAAAGGGGGAACGCCCGGCCTGTCGCAAGCGCCGGGTCGCACACACGAGGACCTCTCAGCGAAACTTCCGGCGTGACGTCTGCTCCCGAAGCCCCGCGCCTGCGCCGGCAACGCCCGCCCCCGAAGCGGCGGACAAAGCATGTTCGACAGGACGAAATCATGGAAGAAAACAAGAAGAAATATCCCTGCCCGCACGGCGAGCGTTCCAACCTTGTGGTGCTGTGCAAAATGCCCTGCGAGGAAACGGGCTGCCGCCCCACGGATCTGACCTACGAAAAGGACGCCTTTATCGTTACCGAATACTGGTGCCGGGAATCCTGCCTCTGGTGGAAGGCCAACGGGCACGAATGGGACAAGAAGTAGCCCACAAAAAAAGCCGGAAGCCCGCTGTGCTGCGGGCCCCGGCGATTCCTCCCCCGTCCTTTTCCCTCTTTTTCTCTCTTCTCCCTGCCTTCTTTCCGCCTCCCCGGCTCTTCCGAAGCGAAGCGTCGAAGGGCCTCTGAAAAAAGTTTTTTTCCACGTCCCGGAAACTCCTCAGCGGGCCCGGCGGAACGCGGATTGACCATCTCGGTGACGGCATCAGAAACAGGCTCTCCCAGCACGCCGTGCCCCCCCGCCTGCGCCGCCTCCATGCTGCTGGCCTGCCCAGACTCTCCCGCGCTGACCGCCTCCCCCAAAACTGCGTCGTCATGTCCCCAACCGGCCCAGACTCTTCCCCCGCCGGGAAAACTGCCATGAATACGGGAGAGCAGTACCCGCCGCAGAGTTCTCCCTGCACGCAAGATTCCCGAACATCGCCCGTTCCCGCCCATTCCGCCAAGCTCTCCCCCAACTCGCGGGAACCGCGGAAGAAAAATCGCCGAAACTGCGCTTCCGCGGCGAATCCCCCTCGCCCCGGAAACTCCACAACGCCGCCTGCCGACTCATCGACGTAAAGGCGCTCTTCCCCACGCGCCGGCCTCCCTGAAATCGTGAGGGACTCGGGGCCCGACTTGTCGGGGAAAACTTCCTCCCGACGGCGTTCGGGCAGGGCCCCGAGTCTCCGGCCCGTCATCCTTCTCCCTCCATCGGGGCAGCGCTCCGAGACTCCTCCCCTTTCTCTCTATTCCCTTTCTGCGGAGGAGTTCACGGGTTCGAGGGTGCAGTGTTTCACGCGGTCGCTCTCTTCTGCTCGTTTGGCGTTGTTGAATCTGTCCGTCGTGCCGACGAGGTAGCCGGTGATGCGGCGGATGCGCTCAAACGGCACGCCGCGGCCGATGCATGCAGCGTCATTCATGGCGTCTCCTTCAGCCGTTGGCGGCTTCCACGGTTTTTTCAAGGGAATCCACGCGACGGAGCCACCCGTCGAGAAAGGGTTTCAGGCTGCCGTTGCCGTTGACGAGTTCGTGGTAGCGGGCCCGGCGCAGGTGACAGACGGCCACGGCGGTCTTGCGGTCGCTGCAGGTGCGCAGCGCGGCAAGGGTCACGGGCCCCCATACGCCGTCCGCGCGCAGGCCGAGAGCCTTCTGCACAAGGCGACAGGCGCAGTCGGCCCCCATGTTCACGGCGGTGTCGTACATCACCACGGCGCAGAGCGGCTTCACGTCGTCGAGGCTCAGGGCGTCCCAGAACCTGCGGCGCATGCTCCTGACGGCGCCTTCCGGCGTGAGGGCAGACTCGTCGGCGTCGATATCGCCTTCAATGTTGTTGTCTTCGCCAGTATCGCCCTGATCTTCCTGCCCATGGAGAGCGGCCAGACAGCCGCCGTCATGTGCGGAGCCGCCGGAATCGGCAACATGCCCGACGCGTCCGCCTTCCCACAACGATGTGAAGTCATGTGCTTTTTCAAAATTTCCCATAAACAAGCTCCCTTTTTCCAGAGAACCTATCCGCCGCCGTCACTGCGGCACAGGGAAAAGAGAAAAAAGGAAGCCGCCGCATCGCAGAAGGAGCACGGAGGTCGCAGGCGTTCCCCCGGACGGGGCGCATCGTCGCCCGATGCCGCAGCATTGCCTGCGGCATGCAGACTCGCGCTGCCGAGGTGACGCCGCTGCACGATGGCCCGATGTCTGCCGAGAGGCGCAACAGGCCGCAACGTTCCGCGATGCATGCCGCCCGGCAAGCGGCGTCTCCGCCTCTGAAAGAACGACGCGCGCGGCCTCTCCAGCTGCGCTCCTCTTTTTGAAAAACTTAAAGCACTGCTTTAAAAATTCCAGCGGAATGCCTGTTTCGCGCCCTTCCGCCTCTGCCTTCCCCTCCCCCGAATGGGGCCCCACCGGCATAGCCGATGGTTCCTCTTGTGCGCCTGTAAGGCTTTCTTACCAGCCGCGCCCTAGAGGCGCATGTACGCTCTGACATCTGCATTTCTGTTGCCGACGGCCCGTAAAACGGGCTTCCGGCGTACGAGATGCTCAGCTGATCTTCAGTTTTATCCTCGGCCAGTTGATCCCTGATGTACTCGGCCATCTTTGCCTTATTCTTGCCCACCGTGTCGACATAGTAACCGCGGCACCAGAACTCCCGATTACGATATTTGAACTTCAGCTCACCGAACAGCTTATATATCATCTGGCTGCTCTTGTCTTTCAAATATCCGGCAAACGCCGATACACTCATCTTGGGCGGCATCTCAAGCAACATATGGATATGGTCGGGGCAGCATTCCGCTTCTACTATGCTCACGCTCTTCCACTCACATAATTTCCGCAAGATTTCTCCTATGGCCCTTTTCTTCTCACCATAGAAACTCTGTCGGCGATATTTTGGTACAAAAACCATGTGATATTTGCCGTTCCATTTCGTATGCGCTAACTTCTTTGCGTCACCCATTGTGACATCCTTTTGATTTGCTCATGGGCGCAGTCGCCAGACCGCACCCCTTTCTTGCCGAATCAAGAGGAGTGTTTATAACATATTCATAACTATAGGTTTTCGGAGGCCCCCAGCCTAGCTGGGGGTTTTCTTTTAACCAAAAAAGCGGAACCGCAGGGTCCCGCCTTTTCACGCTTTCATGCCGCGCGTCATCCCAGAAGTTTTTCCGCCAGAGGCATGAAGTCCAGCGGCCAGAACATTTCCGGCCTGGGCTGAGGCACGTCGGCGCGATCAGCCGTCGGACGACAGGCCAGCACGGCATCCGCCCACTGCGGCGGAAAAGAATCAATGTCCAGAGCCGCGCCGAGCAGCGCTCCGGCCACAGCGCCGTTGGCTGCGGCGTCGCCGCCCTTCATCACGGTGTCGCGCACGCCCTGCCCGGCGTCGGAAGCATGGAGAAGCTGCCAGAATCCGTTCTGCAGCGTGGTCAGCACGTGACTCATGTCGTTCTGATACTCGGCAGGGCGCTCAAACGCCGCGCGTTCCAGGCAGTCCAGTACGCGGGAGAGTTCTGCCTGCGGCATGTCGTCGTTCCAGCGGGAAAGAGCCGCCGTCGCCGTCAGCGCCGCACGATGCATGTCCTTCGGAGATCCGCTCCGCACGCCGTAGGCCAGCGCCGTCACGTATGCGACGTTCGCCGCCCGGCACAAAGGATGCGGACAGGTCAGCGCCGCTTCCTCCATGGCCCAGCGGGCAAGCGTTCTCATGCCGGCATCCTCGTTGAGCACGGCCATGTCGGGTTCTCCGCCGTCGTCGCAGGGAAGAGACGTTTCAGGAATGAACCTCGCGCCGAACACGCCCAGAGGACTGACGCGCATGAGCGCGCAGTTGGCCTCGCTTCGGGCATCCGGCTTGCCGTGAAGCGCCCGGAACACCGAATGCGCAAAATCCACGGGATGACTGCCGAGCCAGGATTTATAGGCCGCAAAAATCCGCCCGGCGTTGAACGTGCCCTCCTCGGCAAGCGTGCGGGCCAGCGCCAGCGCCATTTCCGAGTCGTCCGTAGGCTGTCCGGGCAGCGTGCGGTACAGGGCGCTGCCTTCCAGCTCGTCCATCCCGGCGGGATACATGGCCCTGACCTTTTCCTCGTCCTTGAATTCCACCTGACTGCCCAGAGAATCTCCGGCAATCTGCCCGAGCAGACATCCCCATGCGCGGCGCACGACGTCAGCGCTTCTTTCCATAGCTTTTCCTCGCACTCTGCGGACGGCCGCCGCTTCGACCTGGCGACCGCGCTCCGCGTCTCGTTATTCGGCCTGATTGTCGACGGCTTCTTCCTGCTGATCCTCGTCCATCTCTTCGAGCTGCTGATCGTCCCCGCCGTCGTTCTGCTGATTTTCCATCTGCCCCGCCTGATCGCTGAGCGCGGGATATTCCGGGCTCTCCAGATACAGCGTGCAGTAGGTCGCCTGAGCGCCTTTTTCGGTCTCGGAACCGGCCAGAAACACATACACCGCTCCCGGCCTGTCCGCCTTCTTTTCCGCGCCGGCGAAATTCCATTCCAGCACTTCCAGACCGCCTTCATCCGCAAGATATCCGCGCAGATCGTCTCCGGCGTCCTCCACGTCGTCCAGGCTGAGCGAGGGCTCGCCGTAGCGGCGCTCCAGTTCCTGCTTCAGGCCTTCAAGCACGTTCAGCGTGGAAGCGCCGTCCACACTGGCGTCGTCGGGCGACGAAGCCATGATGCGGATGATCCTGCCCTGATACGTGTCCACGGCATAGGTGTCGAATCTGGAATCCGGGGACGGAGGCGTTATCTCGTACATCTTGAGCTGCCAGCGCTCGGAAACGGGCTGACTGCCGTGCGCATACTGCGCCACGTCGGCGCCGAGCTCTATGCCGAAGGCTCCCGCAGCCAGCGCCCGGGCCGCGCCGGAAAAAACAAACAGCGCCAAAAACAGAACCGTTCGAATATATTTCATGAAAATCTCCTGTGCCGACCATGCGGCACCGGCCATAAGTAAGCACAGGCACAACTTTTGTCCAGCGCGCGGCGCTTGTCTTTCCCGGCAAGGGAGGCTAACTATCGGCAAGCGGCTCTTCCGCGTTTGTTCACTTCTTACCTTGTTAGCGCCATGACTCATTCCCTCCCGGAACTACTCGCCCCGGCCGGAGGTCGCGAACAGCTTGAGGCCGCCGTGCTCTACGGCGCCGACGCCGTCTATCTCGGCGGCAGCGCCCTTTCCCTGCGGGCAAAATGCCGCGGCTTCGACGGCCCGGAACTTGCCGACGCCATCGCCTTCGCCCATCGCTCCGGCGTGCGCGTCTATTACTGCCTGAACGCCCTGCCCTTCGACGAGCATCTGCCCGCCGTGGAAGAACAGCTTGAACGGCTGCCGGAACTCGGCGCGGACGGCCTCATTGCCGCCGATCCCGGCGTCATCCGTCTCGCCGGACGCCTCTGCCCCTCCGTCGAACTGCACCTCTCCACCCAGGCGCATTCCGTCAATGCCGCCGCCGTGGAATTCTGGAAG includes the following:
- the nrdD gene encoding anaerobic ribonucleoside-triphosphate reductase, translated to MNDAACIGRGVPFERIRRITGYLVGTTDRFNNAKRAEESDRVKHCTLEPVNSSAERE
- a CDS encoding glycosyl hydrolase 108 family protein gives rise to the protein MGNFEKAHDFTSLWEGGRVGHVADSGGSAHDGGCLAALHGQEDQGDTGEDNNIEGDIDADESALTPEGAVRSMRRRFWDALSLDDVKPLCAVVMYDTAVNMGADCACRLVQKALGLRADGVWGPVTLAALRTCSDRKTAVAVCHLRRARYHELVNGNGSLKPFLDGWLRRVDSLEKTVEAANG
- a CDS encoding ADP-ribosylglycohydrolase family protein: MERSADVVRRAWGCLLGQIAGDSLGSQVEFKDEEKVRAMYPAGMDELEGSALYRTLPGQPTDDSEMALALARTLAEEGTFNAGRIFAAYKSWLGSHPVDFAHSVFRALHGKPDARSEANCALMRVSPLGVFGARFIPETSLPCDDGGEPDMAVLNEDAGMRTLARWAMEEAALTCPHPLCRAANVAYVTALAYGVRSGSPKDMHRAALTATAALSRWNDDMPQAELSRVLDCLERAAFERPAEYQNDMSHVLTTLQNGFWQLLHASDAGQGVRDTVMKGGDAAANGAVAGALLGAALDIDSFPPQWADAVLACRPTADRADVPQPRPEMFWPLDFMPLAEKLLG